Proteins encoded together in one Halomarina salina window:
- a CDS encoding Zn-ribbon domain-containing OB-fold protein: MSGEEAEAPREDGYDDLLDAIEDGSGYYLSCPNGHGSLPPRRVCPHCGSQDLDQKPLPESGTVETFTVVRVATPQFADDAPYVTAVVDFGEVRLTGIVDAPIDSVSVGMTVGVGVGHSKPTGDRMLTLDPR, encoded by the coding sequence ATGAGCGGTGAGGAGGCCGAGGCCCCGCGCGAGGACGGTTACGACGACCTGCTCGACGCCATCGAGGACGGGTCGGGCTACTACCTCTCGTGTCCGAACGGCCACGGGTCGCTGCCGCCGCGGCGGGTCTGCCCCCACTGCGGGTCGCAGGACCTCGACCAGAAGCCACTCCCCGAATCGGGCACCGTAGAGACGTTCACCGTCGTCCGCGTCGCCACGCCGCAGTTCGCGGACGACGCGCCGTACGTCACCGCCGTCGTCGACTTCGGCGAGGTCCGACTGACCGGTATCGTCGACGCCCCCATCGACAGCGTGTCCGTCGGGATGACCGTCGGTGTCGGCGTGGGACACTCGAAGCCGACCGGCGACCGGATGCTGACGCTGGACCCGCGGTAA
- the meaB gene encoding methylmalonyl Co-A mutase-associated GTPase MeaB — protein sequence MGDLIDDLLAGKHRALARAITRIENRTPGYRDLVSELYQHTGDADVIGVTGSPGAGKSTLVDKLAKHYRDEGLTVGVIAIDPSSPFTGGSVLGDRIRMASVSGDMDVFFRSMSARGSLGGLSTATADAVKALDAFGKDKVIVETVGAGQNEIDIVKTADTVAVLVPPGSGDDVQMLKAGILEIGDVFVVNKADLPGSDRTVMELREMIDTRNDYTETAEHHGGDAAAAMERVTQSEADEEGWEPVVLETVAEEGTGVEELVETLADHARYLEESGTGEERARQRYAEEIRTLLREDVNQLVAGELAARGGIEEYVERVLARETDPYAVADELVTPIEECVDAERDG from the coding sequence ATGGGCGACCTCATCGACGACCTGCTCGCGGGGAAGCACCGAGCGCTCGCCCGCGCCATCACACGTATAGAGAACCGCACGCCGGGCTACCGCGACCTCGTCAGCGAACTGTACCAGCACACGGGGGACGCCGACGTCATCGGCGTCACCGGGTCGCCGGGCGCGGGGAAGTCGACGCTCGTCGACAAACTCGCGAAGCACTACCGCGACGAGGGTCTCACCGTCGGCGTCATCGCCATCGACCCCTCCTCGCCGTTCACCGGCGGCTCCGTCCTGGGTGACCGAATCCGGATGGCGAGCGTCTCGGGCGACATGGACGTGTTCTTCCGGTCGATGAGCGCTCGCGGCAGCCTCGGCGGCCTCTCGACGGCCACCGCGGACGCCGTCAAGGCCCTCGACGCGTTCGGCAAGGACAAGGTCATCGTCGAGACGGTCGGCGCGGGGCAGAACGAGATAGACATCGTGAAGACCGCCGACACGGTCGCCGTCCTCGTCCCGCCCGGCAGCGGCGACGACGTGCAGATGCTCAAAGCGGGCATCCTCGAAATCGGCGACGTGTTCGTCGTCAACAAGGCCGACCTGCCCGGCTCGGACCGCACCGTGATGGAACTCCGGGAGATGATCGACACCCGGAACGACTACACCGAGACCGCCGAGCACCACGGGGGCGACGCGGCGGCCGCGATGGAGCGCGTCACCCAGAGCGAGGCGGACGAGGAGGGCTGGGAGCCGGTCGTCCTGGAGACGGTCGCCGAGGAGGGAACCGGCGTCGAGGAACTCGTCGAGACGCTCGCGGACCACGCCCGATACCTGGAGGAGTCGGGGACCGGCGAGGAGCGGGCGCGCCAGCGCTACGCCGAGGAGATACGCACGCTCCTCCGCGAGGACGTCAACCAGCTCGTCGCGGGCGAACTCGCCGCCCGCGGCGGAATCGAGGAGTACGTCGAGCGCGTGCTGGCCCGCGAGACCGACCCGTACGCCGTCGCGGACGAACTCGTCACGCCCATCGAGGAGTGCGTCGACGCCGAACGCGACGGCTGA
- a CDS encoding helix-turn-helix domain-containing protein: MRLIVTASVTQPTLRQALQDVPSTRIIIEQVETEYSGERTLTFWVESDDFAAFETAMSDDPTVTDVECLTTFSDRRLYRATQVGEGRAKSLYSALTTSGGDLQSVIGTATGWEYRVAFPDSGGLSRLRDICEEFGLDFTLLQKYQQTVHLDRISSAANQEVPPDLGLTPTQRETLLRAVDQGYYAIPREISLVELASQLGVSDQAVTERLRRAIVALTTNAFLLAEQESTPHDD, translated from the coding sequence ATGCGGCTGATAGTCACCGCGTCAGTGACACAACCGACACTACGTCAGGCGCTTCAAGATGTCCCCTCCACGCGAATCATCATCGAACAAGTGGAGACCGAATACTCTGGAGAGCGAACACTCACCTTCTGGGTCGAATCAGACGACTTCGCGGCATTTGAAACCGCGATGAGCGACGACCCAACGGTGACCGACGTCGAGTGTCTCACGACGTTCAGCGACCGGCGACTGTATCGGGCAACGCAGGTCGGGGAGGGACGGGCCAAGAGCCTCTATTCGGCGCTCACAACATCTGGGGGCGACCTTCAGAGTGTGATTGGCACCGCCACAGGGTGGGAGTATCGGGTGGCGTTTCCGGATAGTGGTGGCTTGTCACGACTCCGAGACATATGCGAAGAGTTCGGCCTCGACTTCACCCTCCTTCAGAAGTACCAACAGACAGTACACCTCGATAGAATATCAAGCGCTGCGAATCAGGAGGTTCCTCCTGATCTCGGGTTAACACCCACCCAACGAGAGACGCTACTTCGCGCCGTTGACCAAGGGTACTATGCCATTCCTCGGGAAATCAGCCTCGTCGAACTCGCCTCCCAGTTGGGTGTATCCGACCAAGCGGTCACCGAACGACTTCGTCGAGCGATTGTCGCCTTGACGACGAATGCATTCCTCCTAGCAGAGCAGGAATCGACGCCACACGATGACTAG
- a CDS encoding PadR family transcriptional regulator: MRWLESGTRRDMCAALLALGEARGPELKRRLERHYDSRLDSKRFYDRLSALESSGHVERRVDGLEDVYSLSEAGKRGVREQRAWLAECVESSDSGDEKRE, translated from the coding sequence ATGCGCTGGCTGGAATCCGGCACCCGGCGGGACATGTGCGCGGCCCTCCTCGCTCTCGGCGAGGCGCGTGGTCCCGAACTGAAGCGACGGCTCGAACGCCACTACGACAGTCGCCTCGACTCGAAGCGGTTCTACGACCGGCTCTCGGCGCTCGAATCGTCGGGGCACGTCGAGCGCCGGGTCGACGGACTGGAGGACGTCTACTCGCTGAGCGAGGCTGGAAAGCGGGGGGTCCGAGAGCAACGGGCGTGGCTCGCCGAGTGCGTCGAGTCGAGCGACTCGGGCGACGAAAAACGGGAGTGA
- a CDS encoding alpha/beta fold hydrolase, giving the protein MARIDVDDGVQLFVQDWGSGTPIVFVHGWPLSHRMFEYQYIRLPREGVRCIGIDLRGYGQSSKPWSEYDFDLFADDLKAVLDELDVADVTLAGFSMGGGVVTRYMSRHDEEHVAKLALLGAASPVLAKKPDFPDGVDETAFVDLAQGCYEDRAKVSSDFADSMFHSAPSPELKEWLQNMSMESSPQAMADSIEAVGEMDLRSDLADISVPTLICHGVHDEACPFELTAEKLHEGIENTELVRFEESSHALFYEEKEKLNQELVNFST; this is encoded by the coding sequence ATGGCCCGAATAGACGTTGATGATGGAGTACAACTGTTCGTTCAGGACTGGGGCTCGGGAACACCCATCGTGTTCGTTCATGGGTGGCCACTGAGCCACCGGATGTTCGAATATCAGTACATCCGGCTTCCGAGGGAGGGCGTCCGGTGTATCGGTATCGACCTCCGTGGCTACGGCCAGTCGAGCAAACCATGGAGTGAGTACGACTTCGACCTGTTCGCCGACGACCTCAAAGCGGTCCTCGACGAGCTCGATGTAGCGGATGTCACGCTCGCAGGCTTCTCGATGGGTGGAGGTGTGGTCACCCGGTACATGAGTCGCCACGACGAAGAGCACGTGGCGAAGTTGGCGCTGCTTGGCGCTGCGAGCCCCGTTCTGGCCAAGAAACCCGACTTTCCGGATGGTGTCGACGAGACCGCATTCGTGGACCTCGCACAGGGTTGTTACGAGGACCGGGCGAAGGTGAGCAGTGACTTTGCCGATTCGATGTTTCACTCCGCACCGAGTCCCGAGTTGAAGGAGTGGCTCCAGAACATGAGCATGGAATCCTCACCACAGGCCATGGCTGATTCGATCGAAGCGGTCGGCGAGATGGACCTTCGGTCCGACCTCGCGGACATCTCCGTGCCGACGCTCATCTGTCACGGTGTGCACGACGAGGCCTGCCCGTTCGAGCTGACGGCCGAGAAGCTCCACGAGGGCATCGAGAACACGGAACTCGTCCGCTTCGAGGAGAGCAGCCACGCACTCTTCTACGAGGAGAAAGAGAAACTGAATCAGGAGCTGGTGAACTTCAGTACGTGA
- a CDS encoding VOC family protein — MIGELSHVTLLVEDLDEALAYYTDVLGFVKRDDVDMGEMGRWLTVSPGEQELPQFSLMEPETDEQRERVGAQVPGYVAFVLGTDDCRAEYERLTEAGVEFGGEPEDNPWGVEAQFTDRYGNVFDLVEPHEMDEEAMAALTEGADPTAD, encoded by the coding sequence ATGATCGGCGAACTTTCGCACGTGACGCTGCTCGTCGAGGACCTCGACGAGGCGCTCGCGTACTACACCGACGTACTGGGCTTCGTCAAGCGCGACGATGTCGATATGGGCGAGATGGGCCGCTGGCTGACCGTCTCGCCCGGCGAACAGGAGCTCCCGCAGTTCTCGTTGATGGAACCGGAGACGGACGAACAGCGCGAGCGCGTCGGCGCGCAGGTCCCCGGCTACGTGGCGTTCGTTCTCGGCACCGACGACTGCCGGGCGGAGTACGAGCGACTGACCGAGGCGGGCGTCGAGTTCGGTGGCGAACCCGAGGACAACCCGTGGGGCGTCGAGGCGCAGTTCACGGACCGCTACGGGAACGTGTTCGACCTCGTCGAACCTCACGAGATGGACGAGGAGGCGATGGCGGCCCTCACCGAGGGCGCAGACCCCACCGCTGACTGA
- a CDS encoding CARDB domain-containing protein has product MNHDTSTLRAVAALVLATMLVAAAGVPGVAMGATSTEVSIAPNSQTVTVGQTTTFDVVVETTDGDVGASDVDLELTDPSVAEITAVSVAGSPGFVNTDVAADGSSAGFQAVYGNNPIAGASPTIATVTVEGVAEGSTGLSITDADLSDLPGNSYDVTGTNGATLTVEPVAVDPADFQVSNLQAPGSADAGESISVSATVTNDGGESGTQTVVYQFDGQTLDSEQVTLDAGQSQAVTFDVTVPGSASAGSYTHGVYSDDDSATAALSVAASSGGGGDGPATAVSLSPSEQTVGVGGTATFDVVVENADGGVGAIDLDVAIGDTATAEIVGIDSPATGFEDASVAGDGSSASIAAVGMDTADTGAVTVATVTVEGASVDSTTLSVSSAVLGTEDGVETYDVTGTSDATLSVVPAEFLVSNLDGPDSVVRGESLTVTADVTNDGSLETTKTVSLRFDLNGDGTLAPGETVASAPVTLGAGVTDSVPLSAAIPDSLAPGEYDYGVFTVDDEATGTVAVTLALIDDSYAGPPQDLDGDGVYEDVNGDGELTASDVQALFVNRDSGVVTGDPLLFDYNGDGQFNVVDVQNLFAQTSD; this is encoded by the coding sequence ATGAACCACGATACATCGACACTCAGGGCGGTCGCGGCCCTCGTACTCGCGACGATGCTCGTCGCCGCGGCGGGCGTCCCGGGCGTCGCCATGGGCGCGACGAGCACCGAAGTCAGCATCGCACCGAACAGCCAGACCGTCACCGTCGGCCAGACGACGACGTTCGACGTGGTCGTCGAGACCACCGACGGCGACGTCGGGGCGTCCGACGTCGACCTCGAACTGACGGATCCGTCAGTGGCGGAGATCACGGCCGTCAGCGTCGCCGGCAGCCCCGGCTTCGTGAACACCGACGTCGCCGCCGACGGGTCGTCGGCCGGCTTCCAGGCCGTCTACGGCAACAACCCCATCGCGGGGGCGAGTCCGACGATAGCGACCGTCACCGTCGAGGGTGTCGCCGAGGGGTCGACCGGCCTCAGCATCACCGACGCCGACCTCAGTGACCTGCCCGGCAACTCCTACGACGTGACCGGCACGAACGGCGCGACGCTGACCGTCGAACCGGTCGCGGTGGACCCGGCAGACTTCCAGGTCTCGAACCTGCAGGCACCGGGAAGCGCCGACGCGGGCGAGTCCATCTCCGTCTCGGCGACCGTCACGAACGACGGCGGCGAGAGCGGGACCCAGACCGTCGTCTACCAGTTCGACGGGCAGACGCTCGACTCCGAGCAGGTGACGCTCGACGCCGGGCAGTCCCAGGCCGTCACGTTCGACGTGACCGTCCCCGGCAGCGCCAGCGCGGGCAGCTACACCCACGGCGTGTACAGCGACGACGACAGCGCGACGGCCGCACTGAGCGTCGCCGCGTCCTCCGGCGGTGGCGGCGACGGGCCGGCGACGGCCGTGAGCCTCTCGCCGTCCGAGCAGACCGTCGGCGTCGGCGGCACGGCCACCTTCGACGTGGTCGTCGAGAACGCCGACGGCGGCGTCGGTGCCATCGACCTGGACGTGGCAATCGGCGACACCGCCACGGCGGAGATCGTCGGCATCGACTCGCCGGCGACCGGCTTCGAGGACGCGAGCGTGGCCGGCGACGGCTCCTCGGCGTCCATCGCCGCCGTCGGAATGGACACGGCCGACACCGGCGCGGTGACGGTGGCGACGGTGACCGTCGAAGGGGCGAGCGTCGACTCGACGACGCTCTCCGTCTCCTCGGCGGTCCTCGGGACCGAAGACGGCGTCGAGACCTACGACGTGACCGGCACGTCCGACGCGACGCTGTCCGTCGTCCCGGCGGAGTTCCTCGTCTCGAACCTCGACGGCCCCGACAGCGTCGTCCGCGGCGAGTCGCTCACCGTGACGGCCGACGTCACGAACGACGGGAGCCTGGAGACGACCAAGACCGTCTCGCTCCGCTTCGACCTGAACGGCGACGGGACGCTCGCGCCCGGCGAGACCGTCGCGTCCGCGCCCGTCACCCTCGGTGCCGGCGTGACCGACTCGGTCCCGCTCAGCGCCGCGATTCCCGACTCCCTCGCGCCAGGCGAGTACGACTACGGCGTGTTCACCGTCGACGACGAGGCGACCGGGACCGTCGCGGTCACTCTCGCGCTCATCGACGACAGCTACGCCGGACCGCCACAGGACCTCGACGGCGACGGCGTCTACGAGGACGTCAACGGTGACGGCGAACTGACCGCCAGCGACGTGCAGGCGCTGTTCGTCAACCGCGACTCCGGCGTCGTCACCGGCGACCCGCTCCTGTTCGACTACAACGGCGACGGCCAGTTCAACGTCGTCGACGTCCAGAACCTCTTCGCCCAGACCAGTGACTGA
- a CDS encoding cobalamin B12-binding domain-containing protein, giving the protein MSADTDQRTIRCLVAKVGLDGHDRGAHVIARAFRDAGFEVIYSGLHRSPDEVVQAAVQEDVDVLGISILSGAHNTLVPKILEGLEEYDALDDTLVVVGGIIPEDDRPELKEAGVGGIFGPGASMEEAVEFVRENAPQRD; this is encoded by the coding sequence ATGAGCGCAGATACGGACCAGCGGACCATCCGCTGTCTGGTAGCGAAAGTCGGGCTGGACGGTCACGACCGGGGGGCACACGTCATCGCGCGGGCGTTCCGCGACGCCGGGTTCGAAGTCATCTACTCGGGGCTCCACCGGTCGCCCGACGAGGTCGTCCAGGCCGCCGTCCAGGAGGACGTCGACGTGCTGGGCATCTCCATCCTCTCGGGGGCGCACAACACGCTCGTCCCGAAGATTCTCGAGGGGCTCGAGGAGTACGACGCGCTGGACGACACGCTCGTCGTCGTCGGCGGCATCATCCCCGAAGACGACCGGCCCGAACTGAAGGAGGCGGGCGTCGGCGGTATCTTCGGCCCCGGCGCGTCGATGGAGGAGGCGGTCGAGTTCGTCCGCGAGAACGCTCCCCAGCGCGACTGA
- a CDS encoding thiolase domain-containing protein, whose protein sequence is MSEVRIAGVGLTPFGRTPDRTGRDLFAEAGLAALDDAGVAPPTVEHLFFGNFMGELAEHQGHQGPLMAEAVGVNAPATRFETACASSGVAVREAVKTVRNGEADVVLVGGMERMTNMGTAGATDGLSIAADDLYEIRAGMTFPAAYALMAQAYFDEYGGGVEDLAHIAVKNHDNALPNEYAQYRNAITVEQALDAPRIADPLGLFDSCPISDGASAAVLVSDEYAEREGLDAPVSITGSGQGGDKLALHDREWLARSPATESAAEMAYDDAGIGPDDVELAEVHDCFTIAEVLAIEALGFYEYGEGIDAARDGETTRDGPLPVNVSGGLKAKGHPVGATGVAQIASLTKLLEGRHPRSPDLDDPRVGLAHNAGGTVASATVHVLEVSDR, encoded by the coding sequence ATGTCAGAGGTACGTATCGCGGGCGTCGGACTGACGCCGTTCGGGCGGACGCCCGACCGCACGGGCCGAGACCTCTTCGCCGAGGCCGGCCTGGCCGCACTCGACGACGCGGGCGTCGCACCGCCGACCGTCGAGCACCTGTTCTTCGGGAACTTCATGGGGGAACTGGCGGAACACCAGGGCCATCAGGGACCGCTGATGGCCGAGGCCGTGGGCGTGAACGCGCCCGCGACGCGCTTCGAGACGGCCTGTGCCTCCTCGGGCGTCGCCGTCCGCGAGGCGGTCAAGACCGTCCGCAACGGCGAGGCCGACGTCGTCCTCGTCGGCGGGATGGAGCGCATGACCAACATGGGGACCGCCGGGGCGACCGACGGCCTCTCCATCGCCGCGGACGACCTCTACGAGATTCGGGCCGGGATGACCTTCCCCGCCGCGTACGCCCTGATGGCGCAGGCGTACTTCGACGAGTACGGCGGCGGCGTCGAGGACCTCGCACATATCGCGGTGAAGAACCACGACAACGCCTTGCCCAACGAGTACGCCCAGTACCGCAACGCCATCACCGTCGAACAGGCGCTCGACGCGCCGCGTATCGCCGACCCACTCGGCCTGTTCGACTCCTGTCCCATCTCCGATGGCGCGAGCGCGGCCGTCCTCGTCAGCGACGAGTACGCCGAACGCGAGGGTCTCGACGCGCCAGTCTCCATCACCGGCAGCGGGCAGGGCGGGGACAAACTCGCGCTCCACGACCGCGAGTGGCTCGCTCGCTCGCCCGCGACGGAGAGCGCGGCCGAGATGGCCTACGACGACGCCGGAATCGGTCCGGACGACGTCGAACTCGCGGAGGTGCACGACTGCTTCACCATCGCCGAGGTGCTCGCCATCGAGGCGCTCGGGTTCTACGAGTACGGGGAGGGCATCGATGCCGCCCGCGACGGCGAGACGACCCGCGACGGTCCTCTCCCGGTGAACGTCTCGGGCGGCCTGAAGGCGAAGGGTCACCCCGTCGGCGCGACGGGCGTCGCACAGATCGCCTCGCTGACGAAGCTCCTCGAAGGGAGACACCCGCGCTCGCCGGACCTCGACGACCCGCGCGTCGGACTGGCGCACAACGCGGGCGGCACCGTCGCCAGCGCGACGGTCCACGTCCTGGAGGTGAGCGACCGATGA
- a CDS encoding DUF7111 family protein, with protein sequence MTDADASDESDTTDHADTAESDGITARYRETDGERVLSFEFEGRTAAVAQNVEGYAMLKVRPTPDGDELERYYGFDMALDHAAELLGVAVDDLPVPDAAADMGM encoded by the coding sequence ATGACCGACGCCGACGCGTCCGACGAATCCGACACGACCGACCACGCCGACACCGCCGAGTCCGACGGCATCACCGCTCGCTACCGCGAGACCGACGGCGAGCGGGTGCTGTCGTTCGAGTTCGAGGGTCGCACCGCCGCCGTCGCCCAGAACGTCGAGGGGTACGCTATGCTGAAAGTGCGCCCGACGCCGGACGGCGACGAACTGGAGCGGTACTACGGGTTCGACATGGCGCTCGACCACGCCGCGGAACTGCTCGGCGTCGCGGTGGACGACCTGCCGGTTCCCGACGCGGCGGCCGACATGGGGATGTAG
- a CDS encoding alpha/beta fold hydrolase codes for MRIRKLLVGAVAGLGGTAVANRLLSDRASTPHTPLGRATQTYRWRGFDVSYTEAGDPDDPDLVLFHGVNAAASSAEFVPVFDALAEEYHVLAPDLPGFGLSDRPPLMYSASLYETFVADFLRDTSEDATVVGSSLSSAYVARSVAEGDLDVRELVLVSPTTTTVPGRRTWLRSLLRAPLVGEGLFNLLASKRSLQYFQADHGFYDTSHADPEWTEYRWQLAHQPGARFAPASFVGGFLDSDADLEATLADLDIPVTLVWGRNATDMLPVERGHDLAEAADARLVVFDDALLLPHYEHPGEFVAVVRGEDVDDLEYVEA; via the coding sequence ATGCGCATTCGTAAGCTTCTCGTCGGTGCGGTCGCCGGCCTCGGGGGGACAGCCGTCGCCAACCGACTGCTGTCGGACCGGGCGTCGACGCCGCACACGCCGCTGGGCCGAGCGACCCAGACGTACCGCTGGCGCGGGTTCGACGTCTCGTACACCGAGGCGGGCGACCCGGACGACCCGGACCTCGTCCTGTTCCACGGCGTCAACGCCGCCGCCTCGTCGGCCGAGTTCGTCCCGGTGTTCGACGCGCTGGCCGAGGAGTACCACGTCCTCGCACCCGACCTGCCGGGGTTCGGCCTCTCGGACCGGCCACCGCTGATGTACTCCGCGTCGCTGTACGAGACGTTCGTCGCCGACTTCCTGCGAGACACCAGCGAGGACGCCACCGTCGTCGGGTCGTCGCTTTCCTCGGCGTACGTCGCTCGTTCGGTGGCGGAGGGCGACCTCGACGTGCGCGAACTCGTCCTCGTCAGCCCCACGACGACGACGGTACCGGGGCGGCGCACGTGGCTCCGGTCGCTGCTGCGCGCACCGCTCGTCGGCGAGGGCCTGTTCAACCTGCTGGCGAGCAAGCGCTCGTTACAGTACTTCCAGGCCGACCACGGCTTCTACGACACCAGCCACGCCGACCCGGAGTGGACGGAGTACCGCTGGCAGTTGGCCCACCAGCCCGGCGCGCGGTTCGCGCCCGCGTCGTTCGTCGGCGGCTTCCTCGACTCGGACGCCGACCTGGAGGCGACGCTCGCCGACCTGGATATCCCCGTCACGCTCGTCTGGGGACGGAACGCCACCGACATGCTCCCGGTCGAACGCGGGCACGACCTGGCCGAGGCCGCGGACGCCCGACTCGTCGTGTTCGACGACGCTCTGCTCCTGCCTCACTACGAACACCCCGGCGAGTTCGTCGCCGTGGTCCGCGGCGAGGACGTGGACGACCTGGAGTACGTCGAGGCCTGA
- a CDS encoding VOC family protein gives MFTDVTHVTVFVDDQDEAIAFYADVLGFEVRVDSPMGDEGRWVTVAPPGASVPELTLVEADSDGKRERIGSQAADHVFLVLESSDLYADYERLQEASVEFHGEIREVPWGIDATFEDPWGNVYNVVEPEG, from the coding sequence GTGACCCACGTGACCGTGTTCGTCGACGACCAGGACGAGGCGATTGCCTTCTACGCCGACGTACTGGGTTTCGAGGTCCGGGTAGACAGTCCGATGGGCGACGAGGGCCGCTGGGTAACCGTCGCGCCGCCGGGTGCGTCGGTACCGGAACTGACCCTCGTGGAGGCCGACAGCGACGGGAAACGGGAGCGTATCGGCTCGCAGGCCGCCGACCACGTGTTCCTCGTCCTCGAATCGAGCGACCTCTACGCGGATTACGAACGCCTGCAGGAGGCCAGCGTCGAGTTCCACGGCGAGATTCGCGAGGTGCCGTGGGGTATCGACGCCACGTTCGAGGACCCCTGGGGGAACGTCTACAACGTCGTCGAACCCGAGGGGTGA
- a CDS encoding acyltransferase, with protein sequence MARDVDDSTRVVESEIGESMVREYVTVHDSTVGDDCGIYERTSLKKCHVGDSVDINAGCFVENAEIGDEVQVGPNCSIVGVTHDLGEDGMELRDDVFERIILHDGAFVGAGAVIAPGVEIGPNAVVAAGSVVSTDIDERCIVVGSPPVQEVTHLRDWL encoded by the coding sequence ATGGCACGTGATGTTGACGACTCGACACGGGTCGTAGAGTCTGAAATCGGTGAATCGATGGTTCGTGAATACGTGACCGTTCATGACTCCACGGTAGGAGACGACTGTGGCATCTACGAGCGGACATCGCTCAAGAAGTGCCACGTGGGCGATAGCGTTGACATCAACGCAGGCTGTTTCGTCGAAAACGCCGAGATCGGTGACGAAGTACAGGTCGGTCCAAACTGCAGTATCGTGGGGGTCACGCACGATCTCGGTGAAGACGGTATGGAACTCCGCGACGATGTGTTCGAGCGAATTATTCTCCACGACGGGGCGTTCGTCGGTGCAGGCGCTGTAATCGCTCCCGGTGTCGAAATCGGACCGAATGCAGTCGTGGCAGCTGGCTCCGTCGTCTCCACGGACATCGACGAACGATGCATCGTCGTCGGGTCACCACCGGTCCAGGAAGTCACCCACCTTCGTGACTGGCTGTAA